From one Myxococcus xanthus genomic stretch:
- a CDS encoding tetratricopeptide repeat protein, whose product MTNAGLHLLYGDGVPQDVRHAFRWMRKAAGLGDGVAAFNLALSYEKGPCIRPNRRLAEYWYRRAVSLGFPPARMNLAALLVQSSDKEKLKESVALYRESARLGNVKALLYVAFAYEQGRGVRKNLGRAIQIYKKAADAGNADAQCVLGWMCLNGVGGSTDILGALRWYQQSAEQGNASALFSLGQMYGEGNGVPKSRTRAARYLRLAAALGHSRSADYLKELGFEV is encoded by the coding sequence ATGACGAATGCCGGCCTCCATCTCCTGTACGGGGATGGTGTTCCCCAGGATGTGCGGCACGCATTCCGATGGATGCGGAAGGCCGCAGGCCTGGGGGACGGGGTTGCCGCTTTCAATCTGGCTTTGTCCTACGAGAAGGGACCATGCATCCGGCCGAATCGGAGGCTTGCCGAGTATTGGTACAGGCGTGCTGTATCCCTGGGATTCCCTCCGGCTCGAATGAACCTGGCGGCACTGCTCGTCCAGAGCTCCGATAAGGAGAAGCTGAAGGAGTCCGTTGCGCTTTACCGGGAAAGTGCACGGTTAGGGAATGTGAAGGCCTTGCTCTACGTCGCATTTGCCTACGAGCAGGGCCGAGGCGTCCGGAAGAATCTAGGACGAGCCATTCAAATCTACAAGAAGGCCGCTGACGCGGGAAATGCCGATGCCCAATGCGTCCTGGGTTGGATGTGTCTCAATGGTGTCGGGGGCTCTACAGACATACTGGGGGCTCTCAGGTGGTACCAACAGTCCGCAGAACAAGGTAACGCCAGTGCCCTCTTTAGCCTGGGACAGATGTACGGGGAAGGCAATGGCGTGCCCAAATCCAGGACACGCGCAGCTCGGTACCTCAGGTTGGCCGCAGCTCTGGGCCATTCTCGGTCCGCAGACTATTTGAAAGAATTGGGCTTCGAGGTGTAG
- a CDS encoding HEAT repeat domain-containing protein, with product MQLLSSALVLLLLAPCAALAQGDSRIAFLGKQLQKSKDPRSRSQAALVLGATEDPEAVPLLCNGLKDESELVRAAAAKGLAKLLEPGGLDCLQAHKADADASVQAAVSDAVGALKEYQSRPPRFYVHLEAVKDRTGKLPADLVKATEARLRSRLMRSGAQLAPAKETKAAAKGTLKKLRVRGYRITPELHATDGGGLRVALVCLTYPDLSLMGQVEVNAAGAQPGDLLKALVPRAVEEAAETFEWSSET from the coding sequence ATGCAGCTGCTTTCCTCCGCCCTCGTCCTGCTGCTCCTCGCGCCTTGCGCGGCCCTGGCTCAGGGTGACTCCCGTATTGCCTTCCTGGGCAAGCAGCTCCAGAAGAGCAAGGACCCGCGCTCGCGCTCGCAGGCGGCGCTGGTGCTCGGCGCCACGGAGGACCCGGAGGCCGTGCCGCTGCTGTGCAACGGATTGAAGGACGAGAGCGAGCTGGTGCGCGCGGCCGCGGCGAAGGGGCTGGCGAAGCTGCTGGAGCCCGGCGGGCTCGACTGCCTCCAGGCCCACAAGGCGGACGCGGACGCGTCGGTCCAGGCGGCGGTGAGCGATGCCGTGGGGGCCCTGAAGGAGTACCAGTCCCGCCCGCCGCGCTTCTACGTGCATCTCGAGGCGGTCAAGGACCGCACGGGCAAGCTCCCCGCCGACCTGGTGAAGGCGACGGAGGCGCGGCTGCGCTCGCGGCTGATGCGGAGCGGGGCCCAGCTCGCGCCCGCGAAGGAGACGAAGGCGGCGGCGAAGGGCACGCTGAAGAAGCTTCGGGTGCGGGGCTACCGCATCACCCCGGAGCTTCATGCGACGGACGGCGGCGGACTGCGGGTGGCGCTGGTGTGCCTCACCTACCCGGACCTGTCGCTGATGGGGCAGGTGGAAGTGAATGCCGCGGGCGCTCAGCCTGGCGATCTCCTCAAGGCGCTGGTACCTCGCGCGGTGGAGGAAGCGGCGGAGACCTTCGAGTGGAGCAGCGAGACATGA
- a CDS encoding helicase C-terminal domain-containing protein: MGGAAELFTRHVFLDLETTGLDPRVDEVIELGCIFFENGREVERFARLYSASRPLPLTIRRLTGLTDADLEGHPRFGTDIAELREKLSGWTVVAHNAPFEKGFLPDLLGPIHAPVLDSCELMHYLHPELPSHSLESLLRWGGLALRQPHRAVSDCEAVYSVLVHAMERCVREGRGDDVVDLLAALDPRKGAELRLAMEGVGLKDGASGAFDYEEWPLVDLLSRLAAACREEAAPLSLEAQGFLRGKPERRRAGGATALPEPEADAPVLPVRPDEVSALLGVGGALEQAGEGFMSRAAQLDVAQAVARALSDGGQLAMEAGTGTGKSLAYLAPAALFAARNGRKVGVAPHTKTLQDQLLEKDLPRLHRATKGAFGYALLKGQTNYLCRRRALEATRVEPGMGHSARAPRAYLRAYLRRSGEGDLDRLSHWFRERFPVLMALVPAVRSEASTTLGEKCPHFHRCFYHSAVAQAREADVLIINQSLAFAWPARYPKLDHLVLDEAHEVEDVATTALTLELSDLAFLRLIERLHGRDGRRGLFAELRKALSASRRTETRSLMGEVEDGLRRLLDDARDLGARVTELCEPTATAVGEDPDEGAYSPELRITATVRTLPAWEPVREGLEGVRGALQALHVLLSVRVLAALPELAARQPALERELSGATTELGELAVLAGELSGEAAPGRCYAATAEPKRQRWSLSAQPVDVSAYVSKDFAESKRTLVLASATLGTGDGFPFVLRRLGLDGRGGRPAPRLVRAATPFKLHEQALVVLVTDAPRAHEEAFVEWASLRISGLAQTMGGRVLGLFASTRRMERVGTSVRGRLDPLGIEVLRQSRGHSRSLAARQEKDTGTVLLGTKSFWQGVDIPGRGVGCVFIDKLPLEPAMRPLVAAREEPLSRSGGEYMGFLHYRLPRALLQLRQGVGRLIRATTDRGVVIISDPGHPSYRGHLMNALEGYRVEALPWAQARLRIHAMLKETGLTVESGPARSWG; this comes from the coding sequence ATGGGCGGCGCGGCGGAGCTCTTCACCCGGCATGTGTTCCTCGACCTCGAAACCACGGGGTTGGATCCGCGCGTGGACGAGGTCATCGAGCTGGGCTGCATCTTCTTCGAGAACGGGCGCGAGGTGGAACGCTTCGCGCGCCTGTACTCGGCGTCGCGGCCCCTCCCCCTCACCATCCGGCGACTGACGGGCCTGACGGACGCGGACCTCGAAGGGCATCCGCGCTTCGGCACCGACATCGCAGAGCTTCGCGAGAAGCTCTCCGGCTGGACGGTAGTGGCGCACAACGCGCCCTTTGAAAAAGGCTTCCTGCCGGACCTGCTGGGGCCCATCCACGCCCCGGTGCTCGACTCGTGCGAGTTGATGCACTACCTGCACCCGGAGCTGCCCAGCCACTCGCTGGAGTCGCTGCTGCGCTGGGGCGGGCTCGCGTTGAGACAGCCGCACCGCGCGGTGTCGGACTGCGAGGCGGTGTACTCGGTGCTGGTGCACGCCATGGAGCGCTGCGTCCGCGAGGGCCGTGGCGATGACGTGGTGGACCTGCTCGCCGCGTTGGACCCGCGCAAGGGCGCGGAGCTGCGCCTGGCGATGGAGGGCGTGGGCCTGAAAGACGGCGCGAGCGGCGCGTTCGACTATGAGGAATGGCCGCTGGTGGACCTGCTGTCGCGTCTGGCCGCCGCGTGCCGTGAGGAGGCTGCGCCGCTGTCGCTGGAGGCCCAGGGCTTCCTTCGTGGGAAGCCGGAGCGGCGGCGCGCGGGGGGCGCCACGGCGCTGCCCGAGCCAGAGGCGGATGCCCCCGTGCTCCCCGTGCGTCCGGACGAGGTCTCAGCGCTGCTGGGCGTTGGCGGCGCGCTGGAGCAGGCCGGTGAAGGATTCATGAGCCGGGCCGCGCAGCTCGACGTGGCGCAGGCGGTAGCGAGGGCGCTGTCGGACGGCGGGCAACTCGCGATGGAAGCCGGCACGGGCACGGGCAAGTCGCTGGCGTACCTGGCTCCCGCCGCCCTCTTCGCGGCGCGAAATGGACGCAAGGTCGGCGTGGCGCCGCACACCAAGACACTCCAGGACCAACTCCTGGAGAAGGACCTGCCTCGGCTTCACCGCGCCACGAAGGGCGCCTTCGGCTACGCCCTGCTGAAGGGCCAGACGAACTACCTGTGCCGCCGCCGCGCGCTGGAAGCCACTCGAGTGGAGCCCGGCATGGGGCACTCCGCGCGCGCGCCCCGGGCGTATCTGCGTGCGTACCTGCGTCGCAGTGGCGAAGGAGACCTGGACCGACTGAGCCACTGGTTCCGCGAGCGCTTCCCGGTGCTGATGGCGCTGGTGCCCGCCGTGCGCTCCGAGGCGTCGACGACGCTGGGCGAGAAGTGCCCGCACTTCCACCGCTGCTTCTATCACTCGGCCGTGGCGCAGGCCCGTGAGGCGGACGTGCTGATCATCAACCAGTCGCTCGCCTTCGCGTGGCCCGCGCGCTACCCGAAGCTGGACCACCTGGTCCTCGACGAGGCGCACGAGGTGGAGGATGTCGCCACCACCGCGCTGACGCTGGAGCTGTCAGACTTGGCCTTCCTCCGCCTCATCGAACGGCTGCATGGCAGGGACGGAAGGCGCGGCCTGTTCGCCGAGCTGCGCAAGGCGCTGAGCGCTTCGCGCCGGACGGAGACACGGTCACTGATGGGCGAGGTGGAGGATGGCCTTCGCCGGTTGCTTGACGACGCGCGTGACCTCGGTGCGCGCGTGACGGAGCTGTGCGAGCCCACCGCCACAGCCGTGGGCGAGGACCCGGATGAAGGTGCGTACTCTCCGGAGCTGCGCATCACCGCGACCGTGCGCACCCTGCCCGCCTGGGAGCCGGTACGCGAAGGACTGGAAGGCGTGCGCGGCGCGCTCCAGGCGCTGCATGTCCTGCTGTCCGTGCGCGTGCTGGCCGCCCTTCCTGAGCTGGCCGCTCGACAACCCGCGCTGGAGCGGGAGCTGTCGGGTGCCACCACCGAGCTTGGCGAACTGGCGGTGCTCGCGGGCGAGCTGTCCGGAGAAGCCGCGCCAGGACGGTGCTACGCGGCCACCGCGGAACCGAAGCGGCAGCGGTGGAGCTTGAGCGCCCAGCCAGTGGATGTCTCTGCCTACGTGTCGAAGGACTTCGCGGAGAGCAAGCGCACGCTGGTGCTCGCATCCGCCACGCTGGGCACTGGCGACGGCTTCCCCTTCGTCCTCCGGCGCTTGGGTCTCGATGGGCGTGGAGGCAGACCTGCGCCCCGACTGGTACGCGCGGCCACGCCCTTCAAGCTGCATGAGCAGGCGCTGGTCGTGCTCGTCACCGATGCGCCTCGTGCGCACGAAGAAGCCTTCGTGGAGTGGGCCTCGCTCCGGATTTCGGGCCTGGCACAGACGATGGGAGGCCGGGTGCTGGGGCTGTTCGCATCGACACGCCGCATGGAGCGCGTGGGCACGAGCGTCCGCGGACGGCTGGACCCACTGGGCATCGAGGTGCTGCGGCAGTCACGGGGGCACAGCCGCTCGCTGGCGGCACGGCAGGAGAAGGACACGGGCACCGTGCTGCTGGGGACCAAGAGCTTCTGGCAGGGCGTGGACATCCCCGGTCGCGGCGTCGGCTGCGTGTTCATCGACAAGCTGCCCCTGGAGCCCGCCATGCGTCCGCTGGTGGCCGCGCGCGAGGAGCCCCTCTCTCGCAGCGGCGGCGAATACATGGGCTTCCTCCACTACCGGCTTCCCCGCGCCCTGCTGCAACTGCGCCAGGGCGTGGGCCGGCTCATCCGGGCGACGACGGACCGGGGCGTGGTCATCATCTCGGACCCGGGACACCCCAGCTACCGTGGCCACCTGATGAACGCACTGGAGGGCTATCGCGTCGAGGCGCTTCCGTGGGCCCAGGCGCGCCTGCGCATCCACGCGATGCTGAAGGAGACGGGGCTCACCGTGGAGTCAGGACCCGCGCGGTCCTGGGGGTGA
- a CDS encoding cupredoxin domain-containing protein: protein MRQFISRIIKPWLALAATAAMVGITQQGCTKDADAAKAPAVPEKRENGVRIVELSVTEKGYEPSPVSLKKGEPVKLVVTRKTDHTCATEVVMDGYDINTPLPLDQPVEIAFTPKESGKLVYGCAMNKMISGVFMVD, encoded by the coding sequence ATGCGTCAGTTCATCTCCCGCATCATCAAGCCCTGGCTCGCCTTGGCCGCGACGGCCGCCATGGTGGGCATCACCCAGCAAGGATGCACGAAGGACGCCGACGCGGCGAAGGCGCCCGCGGTCCCCGAGAAGCGGGAGAACGGCGTGCGCATCGTCGAGCTCTCCGTCACCGAGAAGGGCTACGAGCCCAGCCCGGTGAGCCTCAAGAAGGGCGAGCCGGTGAAGCTGGTGGTGACGCGCAAGACGGACCACACCTGCGCCACCGAGGTCGTCATGGACGGCTACGACATCAACACGCCGTTGCCGCTCGACCAGCCGGTGGAGATTGCCTTCACGCCGAAGGAGTCCGGCAAGCTGGTGTACGGCTGCGCCATGAACAAGATGATTTCCGGCGTTTTCATGGTCGACTGA
- a CDS encoding diguanylate cyclase, whose amino-acid sequence MADGERKRTLEVARRAPLAGELSGRTVLLVDDDPVHLRHVRDGLAPHGYVFTEAHDGAQALSAIRESRPDLILMDVEMPGLGGVEVCRIIKANAGEDGFGFIPVILMTARQAAGKVEGLELGADDYLVKPFDMLELSARVKSMLRLKALQDALVEKNRELDRANKELAARREELLALTRTDALTGLSNRRAFEERLNDEFARSRRYGAPLSLVMLDIDHFKRINDSFGHPFGDHVLKAVAQTARARLREVDLLARYGGEEFIALLPETGPADALRVCERVRDAIAALELEHVGGSGKPQCVRLTASLGVATVPSGDLPSAEALLRAADASLYAAKGAGRNRVHQHAA is encoded by the coding sequence ATGGCGGATGGCGAACGGAAGAGGACGCTGGAGGTCGCCCGCCGTGCCCCCCTCGCAGGGGAACTCAGTGGCCGCACGGTGCTCCTCGTGGACGATGACCCGGTGCATCTCCGGCACGTTCGCGACGGACTGGCCCCTCACGGTTACGTCTTCACCGAGGCCCATGACGGCGCCCAGGCGCTCTCCGCCATCCGGGAGTCCCGCCCCGACCTCATCCTCATGGACGTGGAGATGCCGGGACTGGGCGGCGTGGAGGTGTGCCGCATCATCAAGGCGAACGCGGGCGAGGACGGCTTCGGCTTCATCCCCGTGATTCTCATGACGGCCCGGCAGGCCGCGGGAAAGGTGGAGGGACTGGAGCTGGGGGCGGATGACTACCTGGTGAAGCCCTTCGACATGCTCGAGCTGTCGGCCCGCGTGAAGTCGATGCTGCGGCTGAAGGCGTTGCAGGACGCGCTGGTGGAGAAGAACCGGGAGCTGGACCGCGCCAACAAGGAGCTGGCGGCGCGGCGCGAAGAGCTGCTGGCGCTCACCCGCACGGATGCACTCACCGGCCTGTCGAACCGGCGCGCCTTCGAAGAGCGGCTGAACGACGAGTTCGCCCGCTCGCGGCGTTATGGAGCGCCCCTGTCCCTGGTGATGCTGGACATCGACCACTTCAAGCGCATCAACGACAGCTTCGGGCATCCCTTCGGAGACCACGTGCTGAAGGCCGTGGCCCAGACAGCGCGGGCGCGGCTGCGGGAAGTGGACCTGCTGGCACGTTACGGCGGCGAGGAGTTCATCGCCCTGCTCCCGGAGACAGGCCCCGCGGACGCGCTCCGGGTCTGCGAGCGGGTGCGCGACGCCATCGCCGCCCTGGAGCTGGAGCATGTGGGCGGGAGTGGCAAGCCGCAGTGCGTGCGGCTGACCGCGTCATTGGGCGTGGCCACGGTGCCGTCGGGCGACCTCCCGAGCGCGGAGGCGCTGCTGCGGGCTGCCGACGCCAGCCTCTATGCGGCCAAGGGAGCAGGTCGCAATCGCGTCCATCAGCACGCCGCGTGA
- the trmB gene encoding tRNA (guanine(46)-N(7))-methyltransferase TrmB — MSRPRLLPEPVGLKFVTQETPPDWDAEFGFSGPLELEIGSGAGGHALEYCRRHPEVRFVAFEWRKKYARDTQDRADKAGLRNLRVIESDARFIVPRIFAPDSLAAIHLQFPDPWWKRSHAKRAVIQPAFAELLYGKLAPGGLFDMRTDVQDRGVTMLAILESVGFKNPLGSGVFHPYDPEEVPSTRERRYLASGEPVYRARLLKPA; from the coding sequence ATGTCCCGTCCTCGCCTGCTCCCCGAGCCCGTTGGCCTCAAGTTCGTCACCCAGGAGACCCCGCCGGACTGGGACGCCGAATTCGGTTTCAGCGGACCGCTCGAGCTGGAAATCGGCTCCGGCGCGGGCGGCCACGCCCTGGAATACTGCCGCCGCCACCCCGAGGTGCGCTTCGTCGCCTTCGAGTGGCGCAAGAAGTACGCGCGCGACACCCAGGACCGCGCGGACAAGGCGGGCCTGCGCAACCTGCGCGTCATCGAATCCGACGCCCGCTTCATCGTGCCCCGCATCTTCGCGCCCGATTCGCTCGCCGCCATCCACCTCCAGTTCCCCGACCCCTGGTGGAAGCGCTCCCACGCCAAGCGCGCCGTGATTCAGCCCGCGTTCGCCGAGCTGCTGTACGGCAAGCTCGCACCGGGCGGACTCTTCGACATGCGCACCGACGTCCAGGACCGCGGCGTGACGATGCTCGCCATCTTGGAATCCGTTGGTTTCAAGAACCCCCTGGGTTCAGGTGTTTTCCATCCCTATGACCCGGAGGAAGTGCCCTCCACGCGTGAGCGCCGCTACCTGGCCAGCGGGGAGCCCGTGTATCGGGCGCGGCTACTGAAGCCTGCCTGA
- a CDS encoding bifunctional riboflavin kinase/FAD synthetase yields the protein MKVYPAVADAGRALAGQALALGNFDGVHVGHQALFAEARRHGRAAAFTFNPHPGKVLQPELAPKLITLLPRKLELFEELGLDAAVVQPFSREYARTPPADFEAALFDALGVAHVVVGSDFTYGSARRGTAETLREAAARRGATVHVVPPVTVDGVVASSSRVREYILEGRVSAARRLLGRPFDLDGTVVTGAGRGRGIGFPTANVDTQNELRPAPGVYAIRVQLPGESKGTWHGGAANIGVKPTFGGTEVTIEAHLLDFTGDLYGKELRVQFLDRLRPEQRFGSVVELTGQIKRDVEAARAVIAREES from the coding sequence ATGAAGGTCTACCCTGCGGTGGCGGACGCGGGCCGGGCGCTGGCCGGACAGGCACTCGCGCTGGGCAACTTCGACGGTGTGCACGTGGGCCATCAGGCCCTCTTCGCGGAGGCGCGCCGCCACGGGCGGGCCGCCGCCTTCACCTTCAATCCCCATCCAGGCAAGGTGCTCCAGCCGGAGCTGGCGCCGAAGCTCATCACCCTGCTGCCGCGCAAGCTGGAGCTGTTCGAGGAGCTCGGGTTGGACGCCGCGGTGGTGCAACCCTTCTCGCGCGAATACGCGCGCACGCCGCCCGCGGACTTCGAGGCAGCGCTCTTCGACGCGCTCGGCGTCGCGCACGTCGTGGTGGGCAGCGACTTCACCTACGGCTCGGCCCGGCGCGGCACCGCGGAGACGCTGCGCGAGGCCGCGGCACGGCGTGGCGCCACGGTGCACGTGGTTCCTCCCGTCACGGTGGATGGCGTGGTGGCGTCGTCATCGCGCGTTCGCGAGTACATCCTGGAGGGGCGCGTGTCCGCGGCGCGGCGGCTGCTGGGCCGTCCCTTCGACCTGGATGGCACGGTGGTGACGGGCGCGGGGCGGGGGCGGGGCATCGGCTTTCCCACCGCGAACGTGGACACGCAGAACGAGCTGCGCCCCGCACCGGGTGTCTATGCCATCCGCGTCCAACTGCCGGGCGAGTCAAAGGGCACCTGGCATGGCGGTGCGGCGAACATCGGTGTGAAGCCTACCTTTGGCGGCACGGAGGTGACGATCGAAGCGCACCTGCTCGACTTCACCGGCGACCTGTACGGCAAGGAGCTGCGCGTGCAGTTCCTCGACCGCCTGCGCCCCGAGCAGCGTTTCGGTTCGGTGGTGGAGCTGACGGGGCAGATCAAGCGTGACGTGGAGGCCGCGCGCGCAGTGATTGCGCGCGAGGAGAGCTGA
- the pilB gene encoding type IV-A pilus assembly ATPase PilB: MSGRLGELLVRENLISVQQLRKAQEEQQKNGTRIGTALVKTGAIEESKLTDFLSKQYGVPAINLKDFDVEPDIIKLVPKEVAEKHLVVPVNRAGPSLIVAMCDPSNIFAVDDLKFLTGYNIETVVASEVSIREAIERYYAEKGPSLEDIVGDVGDDIEVTKEETENIDEMAKAADDAPVVKLVNLILMDAIKKRASDIHVEPYEKDFRVRFRIDGVMYEVMRPPMKLRNAITSRLKIMASLDISERRLPQDGRIKIKMGGGKEMDFRVSVCPTLFGEKVVMRLLDKSNLQLDMTKLGFDAQPLAWFKEAIDRPYGMVLVTGPTGSGKTTTLYSALSSLNGLDTNICTAEDPVEFNFAGINQVQMHDDIGLNFAAALRSFLRQDPDIIMIGEIRDFETAEIGVKAALTGHLVLSTLHTNDAPGTVSRLLNMGIEPFLVTASLNLILAQRLARRLCPACKKPAENVDEQALIDAGVPPDKIGTFTMYEKVGCRDCNDRGYRGRVAIYEVMPFWDGLKELVINGASAAELKQEAIRLGMSSLRMSGLRKMMDGATTLEEVVGNTAPDRF; this comes from the coding sequence ATGTCCGGTCGACTCGGTGAACTGCTGGTTCGCGAGAACCTCATCTCCGTGCAGCAGCTGCGCAAGGCCCAGGAAGAGCAGCAGAAGAACGGCACGCGCATCGGCACCGCGCTCGTCAAGACGGGCGCCATCGAGGAGTCGAAGCTGACCGACTTCCTCTCCAAGCAATATGGCGTGCCGGCCATCAACCTGAAGGACTTCGACGTCGAGCCGGACATCATCAAACTGGTGCCGAAGGAAGTGGCGGAGAAGCACCTGGTGGTGCCCGTCAACCGCGCGGGCCCGTCGCTCATCGTGGCCATGTGCGACCCGTCCAACATCTTCGCGGTGGACGACCTGAAGTTCCTCACCGGCTACAACATCGAGACGGTGGTCGCCTCCGAGGTCTCCATCCGCGAGGCCATCGAGCGCTATTACGCGGAGAAGGGCCCGTCGCTGGAGGACATCGTCGGCGACGTCGGTGACGACATCGAGGTCACCAAGGAAGAGACGGAGAACATCGATGAGATGGCCAAGGCCGCGGACGACGCGCCCGTGGTCAAGCTGGTGAACCTCATCCTCATGGACGCCATCAAGAAGCGCGCGTCCGATATCCACGTCGAGCCCTACGAGAAGGACTTCCGCGTCCGCTTCCGCATCGACGGTGTGATGTACGAGGTGATGCGCCCGCCGATGAAGCTGCGCAACGCGATCACCTCGCGTTTGAAGATCATGGCCTCGCTGGACATCTCCGAGCGGCGCCTGCCGCAGGACGGCCGCATCAAGATCAAGATGGGCGGCGGCAAGGAGATGGACTTCCGCGTGAGCGTGTGCCCCACGCTCTTCGGCGAGAAGGTCGTGATGCGTCTGCTCGACAAGAGCAACCTCCAGCTCGACATGACGAAGCTGGGCTTCGACGCGCAGCCGCTGGCCTGGTTCAAGGAGGCCATCGACCGGCCCTACGGCATGGTGCTGGTGACGGGCCCCACGGGCTCGGGCAAGACGACGACGCTGTACTCGGCGCTCTCCAGCCTCAACGGCCTGGACACCAACATCTGCACCGCGGAGGACCCGGTCGAGTTCAACTTCGCCGGCATCAATCAGGTGCAGATGCATGACGACATCGGCCTGAACTTCGCCGCGGCGCTGCGCTCCTTCCTCCGCCAGGACCCGGACATCATCATGATTGGTGAGATCCGCGACTTCGAGACGGCGGAAATCGGCGTGAAGGCGGCGCTCACGGGCCACCTGGTGCTCTCCACGCTGCACACCAACGACGCCCCGGGCACGGTGAGCCGTCTGCTCAACATGGGCATCGAGCCGTTCCTCGTGACGGCTTCGCTGAACCTCATCCTCGCCCAGCGTCTGGCGCGTCGTCTGTGCCCGGCCTGCAAGAAGCCGGCGGAGAACGTGGACGAGCAGGCGCTCATCGACGCCGGTGTTCCGCCGGACAAGATTGGCACCTTCACGATGTACGAGAAGGTCGGCTGCCGCGACTGCAACGACCGTGGCTACCGCGGCCGCGTGGCCATCTACGAGGTCATGCCCTTCTGGGACGGCCTCAAGGAGCTGGTCATCAACGGCGCCTCCGCCGCGGAGCTGAAGCAGGAGGCCATCCGCCTGGGCATGAGCAGCCTGCGCATGAGCGGTCTTCGCAAGATGATGGACGGCGCCACCACGTTGGAAGAGGTGGTGGGAAACACCGCCCCGGACCGCTTCTAG
- a CDS encoding type IV pilus twitching motility protein PilT, which yields MANLHQLLKAMVEKGASDLHVTTGSPPQLRVDGELVPLKTAPLTPVETKQLCYSILTDAQKHKFEEDNELDLSFGVKGLSRFRANIFMQRGAVAAAFRTIPFKILTFQELGLPPVVAELVKKPRGLILVTGPTGSGKSTTLASMIDKINTERHEHIMTIEDPIEYLHPHKNCLVNQREVGADTRNFKTALKYILRQDPDVVLVGELRDLETIEAALTIAETGHICYATLHTNSAVQTINRVLDVFPPYQQPQVRAQMSFVLEGVMSQALVAKAGGPGRILALEVMVPNPAIRNLIREDKVHQIYSSMQVGQAKFGMQTFNQALAALLLRRLITQDEAFGRSSDAEELRNILATGGGGALPGMQRPGGGAGGR from the coding sequence GTGGCCAACCTGCACCAGCTCCTCAAGGCGATGGTCGAGAAGGGCGCTTCCGACCTCCACGTCACCACCGGCTCTCCGCCGCAGCTTCGCGTCGACGGCGAGCTCGTCCCCTTGAAGACGGCGCCGCTGACCCCGGTGGAGACGAAGCAGCTCTGCTACTCCATCCTCACGGACGCCCAGAAGCACAAGTTCGAAGAGGACAACGAGCTGGACCTGTCCTTCGGCGTGAAGGGCCTGTCGCGCTTCCGCGCCAACATCTTCATGCAGCGTGGCGCGGTCGCCGCGGCGTTCCGGACCATTCCCTTCAAGATTTTGACGTTCCAGGAGCTGGGCCTGCCGCCGGTGGTGGCGGAGCTGGTGAAGAAGCCCCGCGGGCTCATCCTGGTGACGGGCCCCACGGGTTCGGGCAAGTCCACCACGCTGGCCTCGATGATCGACAAGATCAACACCGAGCGTCATGAGCACATCATGACCATCGAGGACCCCATCGAGTACCTGCACCCGCACAAGAACTGCCTCGTGAATCAGCGCGAGGTGGGGGCGGACACGCGGAACTTCAAGACGGCCCTCAAGTACATCCTCCGCCAGGACCCGGACGTGGTGCTCGTCGGTGAGCTCCGTGACCTGGAGACGATTGAAGCGGCGCTCACCATCGCGGAGACGGGCCACATCTGCTACGCGACGCTACACACCAATAGCGCGGTGCAGACCATCAACCGCGTGTTGGACGTGTTCCCGCCGTACCAGCAGCCGCAGGTCCGCGCGCAGATGTCCTTCGTGCTGGAAGGCGTGATGAGCCAGGCGCTGGTGGCGAAGGCGGGCGGCCCCGGCCGCATCCTGGCGCTGGAGGTGATGGTGCCCAACCCCGCAATCCGGAACCTGATCCGCGAGGACAAGGTCCACCAGATCTACTCGTCCATGCAGGTCGGCCAGGCGAAGTTCGGCATGCAGACCTTCAACCAGGCCCTGGCGGCGCTGCTGCTGCGGCGGCTCATCACCCAGGACGAGGCCTTCGGACGCTCTAGCGACGCGGAGGAGTTGCGCAACATCCTGGCCACGGGCGGCGGCGGGGCCTTGCCCGGAATGCAGCGGCCAGGCGGGGGAGCGGGTGGTCGTTAG